A region of Methanocorpusculum labreanum Z DNA encodes the following proteins:
- the cas1 gene encoding CRISPR-associated endonuclease Cas1 — protein sequence MIPWVTVWGYGAEIKSTRDSLIVRQKGSTTQYPLDDMRHLLIAGGHSLHTSVLERLADRGIAVSFFTAHGKPVGGIYGKGAPSLASQQRDIPIHKFAMASIRSSLDERLRYINELAEFDPEGLYFKGEFDILTAAREELEYLITLPEIGRAFSLTKTMYYEIIGRKLPKVLGYRRRCQPPFMDPVNVMMSHGYAVLYANFALACTGAGLDLSRGALYGEIVSAPGGRGGCVLDLMEPATVSMVDRVIIQMAAEGRLDGAYEVTTRCLLSNELKEEFMKRLHGSINITLIEENVNRYAESVKDGRDIVFHY from the coding sequence ATGATCCCCTGGGTCACCGTCTGGGGATACGGCGCCGAGATCAAATCGACCCGCGACTCGCTGATCGTGCGGCAGAAAGGCAGTACGACCCAGTATCCTCTGGATGATATGCGGCATCTTTTGATCGCCGGCGGCCACTCTCTGCACACCTCGGTCCTGGAACGCCTCGCGGACCGCGGGATCGCCGTCTCCTTTTTCACGGCGCACGGAAAACCCGTCGGCGGGATCTACGGAAAAGGCGCCCCGTCTCTTGCGTCTCAGCAGCGGGATATCCCAATCCATAAATTCGCGATGGCCTCGATTAGGTCTTCGCTGGATGAACGTCTGCGGTACATCAACGAGCTTGCCGAGTTCGATCCCGAAGGTCTCTACTTCAAAGGGGAGTTTGACATCCTCACCGCAGCACGTGAGGAACTGGAGTATCTGATCACCCTTCCGGAAATCGGCCGGGCGTTTTCCCTGACGAAGACGATGTATTACGAGATCATCGGCAGGAAACTTCCCAAAGTGCTGGGCTACCGCCGGAGATGCCAGCCGCCGTTTATGGATCCGGTGAACGTGATGATGTCCCACGGGTATGCGGTTTTGTATGCGAACTTCGCTCTTGCCTGCACAGGAGCAGGCCTCGATCTCTCCCGCGGCGCCCTCTACGGGGAGATCGTCTCGGCGCCCGGCGGTCGCGGAGGGTGCGTTCTTGATCTCATGGAGCCTGCGACCGTGTCGATGGTCGACCGGGTGATTATCCAGATGGCGGCGGAAGGCCGTCTTGACGGAGCATACGAGGTCACGACCCGGTGTCTTTTATCGAACGAACTCAAAGAGGAGTTCATGAAACGGCTGCACGGTTCGATCAACATCACGCTGATCGAAGAGAATGTAAACCGGTATGCCGAGTCCGTCAAAGACGGCCGGGACATCGTCTTCCATTACTAA